Proteins encoded in a region of the Caldanaerobius fijiensis DSM 17918 genome:
- the tsaE gene encoding tRNA (adenosine(37)-N6)-threonylcarbamoyltransferase complex ATPase subunit type 1 TsaE: protein MKLHYISKKYEDTYTFGYKLGKALGKGDVVCLTGELGAGKTSMVKGIARGLGIKEDVTSPTFTIVNEYSGQFPLYHFDVYRILSPDEMMEIGFDEYLYGDGVCVIEWADLIENMIPEEAIWIDIRYLKDDERIIELMGPDDKLLRIIEGMDCIDEGLSN, encoded by the coding sequence TTGAAATTACACTATATAAGCAAGAAATACGAAGATACATATACATTTGGTTATAAGTTAGGTAAGGCCTTGGGGAAAGGCGATGTGGTTTGCCTTACGGGAGAACTGGGTGCTGGCAAGACGTCGATGGTAAAAGGAATAGCCAGAGGTTTAGGTATAAAAGAGGACGTGACAAGCCCAACTTTTACTATTGTAAATGAGTACAGTGGCCAGTTCCCTCTTTATCATTTTGATGTGTACAGGATTTTAAGCCCTGATGAGATGATGGAAATAGGTTTTGATGAATATCTGTATGGCGATGGAGTGTGCGTTATAGAATGGGCTGATTTAATTGAAAACATGATTCCTGAAGAGGCTATATGGATCGATATAAGATATTTAAAAGATGATGAAAGAATCATAGAGCTTATGGGGCCCGATGATAAATTGCTGCGTATAATAGAAGGGATGGATTGCATAGATGAAGGTCTTAGCAATTGA
- a CDS encoding P-II family nitrogen regulator — translation MKKIEAIIRPSKLNDIKEALREYGIRGMTVSNVAGCGLQKGFTEVYRGTQLVINLLPKVKLEIVVKDAKVDDVVQIISRISRTGSVGDGKIFIYPVEQAIRIRTGETGDDAI, via the coding sequence CTGAAGAAGATTGAAGCGATAATACGCCCGAGTAAACTAAATGATATAAAAGAGGCTTTGAGGGAGTACGGAATTAGGGGTATGACGGTATCCAATGTAGCTGGATGTGGTCTCCAAAAAGGGTTTACGGAAGTATACAGGGGAACACAGCTGGTTATAAATCTACTTCCAAAGGTAAAGCTGGAGATAGTTGTAAAGGATGCCAAAGTGGACGACGTCGTCCAGATCATATCCAGGATTTCAAGGACCGGCAGCGTAGGAGATGGGAAGATATTCATATATCCTGTGGAACAGGCTATAAGGATCAGAACAGGTGAAACAGGAGATGATGCTATTTAA